From the Panulirus ornatus isolate Po-2019 chromosome 46, ASM3632096v1, whole genome shotgun sequence genome, one window contains:
- the LOC139763238 gene encoding uncharacterized protein encodes MACGRVERGAVHRVRGEVNALWRKAMRGDTMVNGGASPCVGGLFPIARNAERVRKNPTDSQHPAEPQSLIMKSKVRGLMEDIDDLKCSVEELSRVVHEAGDSSTLVDVSQHRHADLVASQVARIKKQFHHIKEEGEQVYRDLEKEELELEKDVKALRVVLSEDFSSSGKRNCVEMNSLRRKKENKVYNKSNVIMRDRRLANVKEVENTGASRVATGKMLQRVKPNTLVCFKHTWDEKDQIQFVKVYQRHRQKDKRIEEWRRIFPDKTENDLLDHVTAYELFLKEKERVKDQIIRWKSEREEAKKESQKRLFQEKLKNENKVKLMDKAKEEKVKGERDKRMKKLDEWKRRKTEEGGVDRKVIGVCVNNAQKNPLKSSQLKRDGVRFTEEERANMAVQLHLYRQLKEREKQKEMQRKQEEVLFKKLHGISSRKELRKRDEQYINHRKEQRELQVRLKEEKTKRLEKIKSVIQIKAESSKDRLLKPTISRNMYKMSPHIRESYCAGVDQIPQLKTPTWRQEI; translated from the coding sequence ATGGCCTGTGGGAGAGTAGAAAGAGGGGCAGTACATCGTGTGAGAGGCGAAGTGAACGCCCTGTGGAGGAAGGCCATGCGAGGGGACACGATGGTAAATGGAGGAGCAAGCccctgtgtgggtgggttgttcccCATTGCCCGGAATGCAGAACGCGTAAGAAAAAATCCGACCGACTCTCAACATCCCGCCGAGCCTCAGAGCCTCATTATGAAGAGCAAAGTCCGAGGTTTGATGGAGGACATTGATGATCTGAAGTGTAGTGTGGAGGAGTTGTCTCGGGTCGTGCACGAAGCAGGGGATTCCTCAACCTTGGTGGATGTGTCACAACATCGCCATGCAGACTTGGTTGCCAGTCAAGTGGCGAGGATTAAGAAGCAGTTTCATCATattaaggaggagggggagcaagTGTACCGTGATTTGGAAAAGGAGGAGTTAGAGCTTGAGAAAGATGTCAAGGCATTGAGAGTGGTTCTGAGTGAAGATTTCTCCTCCAGTGGTAAAAGGAATTGTGTAGAAATGAATTCtctgaggagaaaaaaagaaaataaagtatataataAATCTAACGTGATCATGAGAGATCGAAGGCTTGCTAATGTGAAAGAAGTTGAAAACACTGGTGCCTCAAGAGTTGCTACGGGTAAAATGCTGCAGAGGGTGAAGCCAAACACGTTGGTGTGTTTTAAACATACATGGGATGAGAAAGATCAAATTCAGTTCGTGAAAGTTTATCAACGACACAGACAGAAGGATAAACGAATTGAAGAATGGCGGAGAATCTTCCCAGACAAAACTGAAAATGACTTATTAGATCATGTTACTGCCTACGAATTatttttaaaggaaaaagaaagggtTAAGGATCAGATTATTAggtggaagagtgagagagaggaagcaaaGAAAGAAAGTCAAAAAAGGTTATTtcaggaaaaattaaaaaatgaaaataaggtgAAGTTAATGGATAAGGCAAAGGAAGAGAAAGTTAAGGGAGAGCGTGACAAAAGAATGAAGAAACTTGATGAATGGAAAAGAAGGAAGACTGAGGAGGGCGGTGTTGATAGAAAAGTTATAGGAGTTTGTGTAAATAATGCTCAAAAAAACCCATTAAAGTCTTCACAGCTTAAGAGAGATGGTGTAAGATTTACTGAGGAAGAGAGAGCAAATATGGCTGTACAGCTTCATTTATACAGACAATTGAAAGAGAGGGAGAAGCAAAAGGAAATGCAGAGAAAACAGGAAGAGGTACTGTTCAAGAAATTGCATGGCATAAGTAGCAGAAAAGAACTTAGGAAGAGAGATGAACAGTACATAAACCAtagaaaggaacagagagaatTGCAAGTTAGGTTGAAAGAGGAGAAAACCAAAAGGCTTGAGAAAATAAAATCTGTAATACAGATCAAAGCAGAGAGTAGCAAGGACCGTCTTTTGAAGCCAACGATAAGTCGCAATATGTATAAAATGAGCCCACATATAAGAGAGAGCTATTGTGCTGGTGTTGACCAGATCCCTCAACTAAAAACTCCAACATGGAGGCAGGAGATTTAA